The following nucleotide sequence is from Phyllobacterium zundukense.
TGGTGTTCGTCCTTATTGTGCGCCCTTCCGGGCTATTGCCTCGACGACTGCGCCGCTTGCAGGAAGGTGCCACAGCATGAATGATACCGTCCTTGCAACCCGTGGCTTGACCGTGCGTTTTGGCGGCTTGTTGGCCCTGAACGACCTCAATATCTCCATTTCAAGGGGAGATGTCATCGGCCTTATCGGCCCGAATGGATCGGGAAAAACCACGTTTTTCAACACGATCAGCGGCTTGGTTCGGTCCAGCTCCGGATCGATTACCTTCGAAGGTTCCGACACCACGAAAGTGAAGGTTGACCAGCTCGCATCGCGAGGCCTGGCGCGGACATTTCAGCGCTCGCGGCTTTGCCTCCCCCTCTCGGTCTTCGACAATATCGCCATTGGAGCGCAGGAACGCGTCTGTAGCACCTTGTGGCACAACATAGTGCGACGCTCTGCTTTCCACGCTGAACTTCGCCACCTCACGCAGGAGATCGAGGACTTGCTTGCCAAATTCGATGATGGCCTGGCCAAGAAGATGTTTGCGCAAGCTGAAACACTCGGGATGATTGATCGCAGACGGGTTGAGATTTGCCGCGCCCTTCTTGGAAAGCCTTCGCTGCTTCTCCTCGACGAGCCATCTGCGGGGATGACGCACGACGAAACGAACCAGCTTATGGATGAAATCCTGGCGATCCGACCAAAATTCGGAAACCCGACAATTGTGATTGTCGAGCATGAGATGGGTCTCATCGAGCGCGTCACCGACCACTGCATCGTTTTGAACTATGGACAGAAGATTTGCGAAGGAACCTTTAAACAGGTGGCAGCCGATCCTGCAGTCCGACGCGCATATTTGGGGGAGTCATGAACCCGATTCTTACAGTTCGCGGCGTTTACACCGCCTATGACAGCGTCGACGTTCTGACGGGGGTCGATATAGATGTTCTGCCGGGACAGATAACCTGCATTCTCGGGGCAAACGGGGCGGGCAAGTCGACTTTGATCCGATCGATCCTGAGGCTCACACCGCCCCGGGCCGGTACCGTCACTTTCAACGGAAACACCCTCGACAGATTGAAGACCCACGAGATTGTTCGTCTCGGTATTGGCTGTATCCCCGAAGGCCGCCGGATCTTCGGTCGCATGACCGTTGAAGAAAATCTCCACGTCGGCGCTTACAATGAGCCATCCAGCGCCAAAATTCGCGCCCGTTTGGAGCGCGTGTTTCAGATCTTTCCGCGCCTGAAAGAACGCGAAAAGCAGATTGCAGGCACCCTGTCAGGCGGCGAGC
It contains:
- a CDS encoding ABC transporter ATP-binding protein — encoded protein: MNDTVLATRGLTVRFGGLLALNDLNISISRGDVIGLIGPNGSGKTTFFNTISGLVRSSSGSITFEGSDTTKVKVDQLASRGLARTFQRSRLCLPLSVFDNIAIGAQERVCSTLWHNIVRRSAFHAELRHLTQEIEDLLAKFDDGLAKKMFAQAETLGMIDRRRVEICRALLGKPSLLLLDEPSAGMTHDETNQLMDEILAIRPKFGNPTIVIVEHEMGLIERVTDHCIVLNYGQKICEGTFKQVAADPAVRRAYLGES
- a CDS encoding ABC transporter ATP-binding protein — encoded protein: MNPILTVRGVYTAYDSVDVLTGVDIDVLPGQITCILGANGAGKSTLIRSILRLTPPRAGTVTFNGNTLDRLKTHEIVRLGIGCIPEGRRIFGRMTVEENLHVGAYNEPSSAKIRARLERVFQIFPRLKEREKQIAGTLSGGEQAMVSIGRGLMTDPHMLIIDEPSLGLSPLFVQENFNVIRDIAKTGVTVLLVEQNVNQTLAIADYGYVLLQGHVIVKGSADYLRSNTEVQRAYFGGLK